The Vanrija pseudolonga chromosome 1, complete sequence genomic sequence cgcccTAATCTACGTGCTCAAGCTGGGTACATAAGACAAAAGAGAGTTGCTGTAAACGGCCTGGATAGCATGCTCACACATACATGTTCATTGTATATACTATTGTTCGTGGCGCAAATGCTAAAACCTACGAACGGCGAGTGAAAGGTTACTTCTGTGGAGTCTTGTGCCCGGTGCGTCGTGTATGGGACGAGTTTTGTCATGCGAGAACGGGCGTTTACTTGGTCGAGGGGCGAGAGTTCGTCTTGCTCTTAGAGGCAGTCGACTTTGAGCTCTTGCTGCTAGACATAGTTGCCTTTGAGCTCTTGTTGCTGGACGCAGTGGGCTTTGAGATCTTGCTGCTAGAGGTAGTAGGCTTTGAGTTCTTGTTACTAGTGGTGGTTGGGTTCGAGCTCTTGCTGttgatgctgctgctactggcCTTCTGAACAGCTTCGGCCTCAgcagccttcttcttggcaaGATTCTCCGCCCTGGTCTTCTTCCCGCGCTCGATCGACTCGGCCTGGGAACGAGCACGCATCTCGGCTAGCTCTTCATCGGTCCACTTGGGGAACCAGTCGGGAAGGTCGATGTCGGTGGGTTTTGGGAAGAGCTCATGGTACCGGAATGCCAGCTGCCAGTCGTCACGAGCAAGGAACTCTTCACCCGTAAGAGCCCGAAGGGGGTTCGGGCGGTCTCGAACGTGGGTAGCGGTGCTGCCCACAAgtgcgaggtcgagcggAGAGATTTCTGCGAGAAGTGACTGGAAGGCTTCCTCAGAAGTACGAGGGGCtgccgagtcgggcgagtcGCTGGCACTGCTGGGCGCAGCTGCTTCGGGGTTGCGCGAAATGGCCGCGCGCATCCCGTCCTTGTCGGCATCGGTGGTGTTGAAGACGACTTGAGTTATCGAAAAGGGGAGGTTGGGATTGGCGACCATATGCTTGGCGGCGTCCTTTGCGAGCTTCGGGATGACGATGTGATGGGAGGGCAGGGGATGACCGTTGGCGCGGAGAGTGAGACATCCGAGCAGTCTTTCCGCCTCTCCAGTGCAATACACGATTGTGAGATTCTCGAGAGTGGGAGGGAGCTTGAGGCAGCCGAAGAGTTCCCAATCCTTCCCCATCTCGCTGGTAACAAACATGAGGATGATCCTCTTGGCCGCACTGAGAGGACCGTCGAACACCGGGAACAGAGGCCAGTGCTGAAGTGTGGCGCCGCGAATAACGAGGGTCTTGGGGCGAAGTTCGTGAATGAACAAACAGTTGCTCGTTATGTTGTGGCCATGGACGTCGTCATGGAGGCGGATCTTTCCATTACCGCCCCACCAGTAGGAAGAATAGAGTGTGATACGCAGTGTCTCGAGACCACGAATGTGAGGCATCCGAAGCGCGAAGATACCCTTCTCACGAAGTTCGCCGAGCAGTTTgtcgctcgcgcacctctCTATTGGATGATGGTCAATGTTGAGGAACTTGGTGTACTTCTTGAGATATTCGTAGCGCATGACTGGACGGCCAATGTCTCCAGTCTTGCTGGTGACGCAGGGGTTCTGAATGGCCTGTCAGCGCCTTGCAACCCCGGCAGACTTGCCATGGCCTGTGAGCTTACCTCGAAGGTGATGGCGCAAATGGGTTCCTCCGCAGAGGCaacatcctcgccctccttgtcTTCCTTGCCACCCTTGGGGTCACTCTTGTCTTCCTTTGGGTAGCCTGTGTATTCGTCAGTGTATACCCAGGGGCTTTGCCGGATGACACTGGTGCTCACTGATCCTGGGGCTAAGGATGACAGGGAAGCAGCCGTTGAGGTGGATGTGGGAGTACAGGCGGGGAATGACGGCGTGGAAGAAGGTCGAGTTGACGCGCAGACACGAGATGAAGTCGTCGCGATCTACGTGGGACATGATCTCCGAGACGACCTCCACGGGGGGTTGTATCGGCGGGAAGGGTGGCTGTGGCTGGGGATTGTCTGCTAACatgatggtgatgaggaAGGTTGAGAAAGGCAAGTGAGTGTTGTGAGTGTGGAGTGGAGAAGAGAAGAAAACAAAACACAGCAACGCCGCGTGTGGTGGTCGATAGTCGACAGGATCgccagggcggcggggcgcagCTCCCCAGTGTCTGtctgccttcctcgcctttCTCGACTTCCTCTCACCGCTCTCGCCGTCAGGGCCACTCTGACCTTCACACTGCAATTTCAGTGCAACTGCTGTAACGTCTTGACTGCATACACTACCTATAGATACCAAAagacaacaacaccacctcgccctcacaACCGCGAACCACGAGAGTCGCCAGCCCTGAaggagcacgtcgcgcgaTCATGTGTAGGGGCAAGTGATGGTTTTGACGGGTGCGCTGAACTTAAGCCGCAATGACACTCATAGAAGAGAGAACACTGGCTTACTTCTTCTCAGCACGGAGCTTCTCAATGCGAGCCTTGGTCTTGGTGAcgaccttctcctcgtcgtagaTGCCGGTGACGCTGGGGTGGACAGCGACCTTCTGGGCCCAGGCCCAGAAGTTGGGGGCCTGCTGCTCGATCGAGGCGAGGAAGCTGGCGGGGTAGACGCCGGCCTTGCCGAGGGAAAGGAGACGGACAACAAACGAGCCAGTGAGGACCTGTGGTGGTTAGCACTCTGCTAACGGGATATCGAGCGTGTTGTTGGTCCCGACAGGACAGCGCCGAAGCGGATCTGCTCCCTGTCCGGACCGGAGCAGATTTCATCGACCAACAAAAGCCTTCCAACACGTCCAATACACTCACCTCGGCAAGAGTaagcttgtcggcgccgccaaagTAGGGCTTAGCGTCCTTGAGGAGGGGCTCAACCTCCTTCACAAGGCCGGCGGTCGCAGCCTCGGTGACGGCGGGGAGCTCATCCTCGGAAGCGGTGTAGATCTTGAAGAGGGGGCTCTGGAActtggagaagaaggcgtcGACGAAGAGGGCGATGCGGGCACGCTTGAGGGCGCCGCCGGGGGCGCTGGACTCGGGGACGAGGTGGGAGGGGTACTGGTCGGCAAGGAAGGCCGCGACGATGCCGCTCTCAATGATGATCTCGTCGTTGAACTTGAGGGCGGGGACAAGGCCGCGGGGGTTGATGGCGAGGTACTCCTTGGTACGGGgagtgtcgaggtcgacaatgTGCTCCTCGAACTTGAGGCCGAGCTCAGCAGCGGCGATGTGAGCGCGGTGGGCCCCTGGTGGGGGGTCAGCGTGAGATTCGGGCATCGAGCCatgacgacgcgacgactcACAAGGGCAGAGGTGGTTGGTGTAgaggacgagcttgtcgttgGCCTGGATGGTCATGGCTGCTACAGTTGATGCTTGTCGTGCGTGTCTAAGAAGGAGGCGTAGAATGGCGAGTATGAGCTGGGAAAGACGtggaccgcgccgagccaaGGACCTTATAAGCGTGTGATGGTGGGGGATTCGGAAATTGCCGACAGCTGACTGAGATTGCAATGACGCGATGCGTCCAAATCCAGCCAACGACTGAGGTGCCCGCAACAGCAGGGTCCCCACGCTAGTATCCCACGCGCCTTAGTCATTCGGCATACCGCACGCGCAGCCAGCACGAGCCGGTGGCCTACGACCGCGCgaccgagcacgagctcacAGCACGGATGGGGCGTGGTGCGTGTCAAAGCATCGTGACAGGGTGAAGGGCGTCGTGGCAAGAATGAtacacgccgacggcctcaGCCGGAAGCTATCCCCCTGGCGGCCGTGCAGATCGACACCTTGTCTGGACAGCCAGCTGACGCAACTGATACTATACGCATGGTCATGCATGACTCGAGCCCGAAGGCAAAGGCATTCCGCGGACGGTATGACGGAAGGTAGCGAGCGCACAGATCTTGGAACGGTTCCTTCGCGGGGTGGGTTCGGCTGTCGGGCAAAGCAAGCAATGCAGCTGGTCTGCAAAGCGAGATAACCATTCTTACAGCTCGCCGGCAGCCCAAGCTTCTGAAAGGGGCCCAATTCCATCATGAAGCCGCCCGCGTCAGCATCTGCACCCCGCCTCAGCATCTGCACCCCGTGATAGCCGCAACCGATACCACGGAGTCCATCCCGGCCTCTCGACCTCGATACGCCTGCACAACCCGCGACCGCGGCTCATGTGGCCTGTCCTCAAGCGGCATCGCTGATCAATACAGGCGGTCTAAGAACAGCATCCAGCCTGCTTGGCCGGTACAGCGGTCCCCAGTGCGGAGTGTACTCGGAGTATCCGCCGAGCCAAACATTGACGGCGACTCCGCGTTGCTCCCGTCATTCGCGGTGCTCCACAATCGTGCACATCGCTATATGACTCGGCTTCTAACTCGAGTCCGCACTCTCTCTCATCTTCCAAACTTTGCGTCTCCGCAACACCCCAGCCGATGTCGACCACTGCAAGCGGTACCTCCACGCCCGCGGCTATCCGGCCGCTCGCCCCGGCCGACCACGAGCCGCTGCGCGCCCTCAACAACGAGTTTGCGGCCGAGCTCAACTGGCAAGAGCCGGACAGCTTCGAGAGCCTGCTCTCGAACGCATTCTTCACGCGCACCATCGGTGACCAGgaggcgctgctcgtcgccttTGACCAGGACGACACGTATGACAATGTCAACTTCATCTGGCACGGCAAGCGCCGCGACAAGTTTGTCTACATCGACCGCATCGtcatctcgccctcggcacgaGGCAAGGGCTACGCGCGCGCCCTGTACGACCACTTGAATGCTGAGGCGAAAGCCCAGGGACACCAGTGGGTCACCTGCGAGATCTACGTCGACCCGCCCAACCTCGGCAGCATTGCCTTCCACGAGAAGCTCGGCTTCAAGGAGGTCGGAAGGGGCCAGGCCAACGGCAAGACGGTCGGATACTTTGAGAAGCAGCTGTAGAGCATGGGGGGAGATGTCACGGGTGTTGAATAGATGGACTGTGGACTGGCACGGTGGTGCGTGTGGCACTTTTGTGGCTGGTTGCCTCGATCAAGAGGGCCACATTCGACTGCTTCACCCAACCATCCCTTGATGATATGACTTCGATTCACTACTGAATGCCCTACCATACTGCCTACGCATCCTCTTATACCTTTATACCCATTTAATCGCTCCAGCCCAACATCCCTTCATCACATGACTACTTTCTCTGCTGACTGTCCTACCCTACTTCCTACACATTCCTTTGTACCCTTGTACCCTTATACCATCTACTCTACACGCGGTCAACGTGCTCGATAGCCTTCTTctcgttgtcctcgtcgacctggtcGGGAGCAACGCGGACGTTGGTGTCGCCGAAGAGCAGACCAATCTCCTCGAGGGTCTTGTTCTTGGTCTCGGGGAAGAGGAAGTACGAGATGATCGCGTTCGACAAACCGCACACGGCGAATACGATGAAATACTTGTAACCGATCTTGTTGAAGGCGATGGGGGTGACCTGGCCTGCGGCTGTCAGCATGGGTGCCGAGTGGAGATGATGTGAAGAAGGGGTGTGGAGTGGAGATGGCGTGCGGATGTTCGTCTACATCTACGGCAGCCGAAAAACGAGGGTAATTCGGGAGCGCGGGAGCAGATTCTGAAAACAGCGGGAGTAAATTCTGAGCCCACTTACCGATGATAACGTTGTTGAGCCAGTTGGTGGCAGCCGATACCGAGGTTCCAAGAGCGCGCATGTGCATCCTGAGTTGTCAGCAACGTGCCTGAATGTCGCATGTAAATACGGGAAGATCTCAGACTGGTAGATCCAGCTGACGGGGCCGaacgagaaggagaaggtgagagagaagaagaagacggcggcgatgccagcgatgccggtgccggtgctgtGGTagacctcgccggcgcgcttcgCCTTGTCGAACGGAGCGTTCGCACCGGCCTCCCAGGCCATGGCGACACCGCACATGAAGCCACCGATGATAAGGGGCCAGCGACGGCCGATGCGGTCGACAATGAAGGTGATGAAGATGAAGGTGCAGATGACTGATGGAGGTGAGCGATGGTGCCACATTGCCACGTGTGCCACGTGGCACTATTCTGCCACGTGACTTTGACTCACCACCCCAGGCTCCCTGGATACCGTTGATGAGGAGCGTCTTGCTGTCAGTGTAGCCGAGAGCGGTGTAGATGACGGTGCCGTAGTAGTTGTTGACTGGGGGGGTTAGTTGcatggcgagggggagggtaGGCGGGGGGCTGGCGGGATCCGCCGGCCATATCCCCCCTGCCTCCACTCACCATTGCATCCGGTCCACTGGGTCATGGCCTGAACAAGCATACCACAAAGGGTACGGTGGAGGTTGGGCTTGGAGTTGAAGAGCTCGGCGTACGACGTGGTCATGTTCTCGCGCTCTGTGCCAGGTCAGCTGGTGTGGCGATGGATGCCAAGCCtttgccgccggcgctgccggcgtcgccagAAACCCACCCCACTCAATCTGCTCGACCATCTGCtggatctcggcgtcgacaatgtccaGGCTGGCGTTCTTGGAGCCACCGTGGAGGCGAATGAGAGTGGAGCGAGCCTCTTCGGTACGGCCCTGCTTGGCGAGCCAACGAGGCGAGTAGGGGAGGACGAACATGCCGCTGGAGGGGGTTAGCTTGAGTCCCCCAGTGCCAACCCGTTGCCAACTTAcgccaggaggaggacagcGGGGACGAGCTGAATACCAAGGGGGATACGCCACTGGCCGTTACCGTTGATGAAGCCGGTGCCGTAGCCGACCCAGTTGGCGGCGAAGAAGCCCCAGGCGATCATCATCTGGGTCCAGCCGGAAAGGAGACCGCGAGCGTGAGGGGGCGAGATCTCTAGTGCGCGTTAGCCCTGTCGCGCCGGCCCTTATCAACCGCACTGACCAGCTTGGTACACAGGAACGATCATGGACAGAACACCGACCGAGCAACCGGCGATGAGGCGACCGACA encodes the following:
- the se_1 gene encoding Pyrimidodiazepine synthase; translated protein: MTIQANDKLVLYTNHLCPWAHRAHIAAAELGLKFEEHIVDLDTPRTKEYLAINPRGLVPALKFNDEIIIESGIVAAFLADQYPSHLVPESSAPGGALKRARIALFVDAFFSKFQSPLFKIYTASEDELPAVTEAATAGLVKEVEPLLKDAKPYFGGADKLTLAEVLTGSFVVRLLSLGKAGVYPASFLASIEQQAPNFWAWAQKVAVHPSVTGIYDEEKVVTKTKARIEKLRAEKKAGDSRGSRL
- the se_1 gene encoding Pyrimidodiazepine synthase; this encodes MTIQANDKLVLYTNHLCPWAHRAHIAAAELGLKFEEHIVDLDTPRTKEYLAINPRGLVPALKFNDEIIIESGIVAAFLADQYPSHLVPESSAPGGALKRARIALFVDAFFSKFQSPLFKIYTASEDELPAVTEAATAGLVKEVEPLLKDAKPYFGGADKLTLAEVLTGSFVVRLLSLGKAGVYPASFLASIEQQAPNFWAWAQKVAVHPSVTGIYDEEKVVTKTKARIEKLRAEKK
- the HGT1_1 gene encoding High-affinity glucose transporter, which produces MARYTSTQIAAATKPSLINYVAAIFAATGSFLFGYDSGIISSVISPSYTHFHSYFNNPSDSIIGAIVAVFGGGAFVGSLIAGQTADWIGRKRTIQLGCVIAIVGCTLQTAAVNAAMLIVGRLIAGCSVGVLSMIVPVYQAEISPPHARGLLSGWTQMMIAWGFFAANWVGYGTGFINGNGQWRIPLGIQLVPAVLLLAGMFVLPYSPRWLAKQGRTEEARSTLIRLHGGSKNASLDIVDAEIQQMVEQIEWERENMTTSYAELFNSKPNLHRTLCGMLVQAMTQWTGCNVNNYYGTVIYTALGYTDSKTLLINGIQGAWGVICTFIFITFIVDRIGRRWPLIIGGFMCGVAMAWEAGANAPFDKAKRAGEVYHSTGTGIAGIAAVFFFSLTFSFSFGPVSWIYQSEIFPMHMRALGTSVSAATNWLNNVIIGQVTPIAFNKIGYKYFIVFAVCGLSNAIISYFLFPETKNKTLEEIGLLFGDTNVRVAPDQVDEDNEKKAIEHVDRV